A stretch of the Lineus longissimus chromosome 12, tnLinLong1.2, whole genome shotgun sequence genome encodes the following:
- the LOC135497221 gene encoding potassium voltage-gated channel subfamily C member 1-like isoform X4, with amino-acid sequence MPQDRVYAAKRNAYYDKKYVPDDDWMMGDPDGAKIYLNVGGVRHETYLATLKNVEGTRLAKLAEFHEKALNNGVAREGEYFFDRHPGVFQTILDFYRTNELHCPLDVCGGVVRRELKWWGIDEGCFKTCCVTQFSSFTDNEPLLNRLRSQLEAGPAPFGAWVSDIAKDANVRVRIWTALNTPRSSLPAMIYAISAMLVVITSMIGYCLETVEKFQEIENVTCIVDGIAQSRIIHSRLVPLEWVDVACSIFITLELIIKLICAPVKLRFLKSMMTILDILSLIPSLVHMIMFWPHIHCNVGLTTFVNVTMMFRVLRVFRIVYYMRHYGPFRVMLYSIKSAMNAMVMLVVFMAVSVIFFGALVFYAERVSTHETESDNDFRDLTSGFWWAIVTLTTVGYGDLIVRTSLGYATGAVAAVSGLVMLAFVVPIISNQFTMLYNFDIAMKNVHQHCQVKRRKRNLSTSFTFREMRRSSFRSGRTRSAERSKEPMTDNPASGRRRKAFPDADHAPTYSDIDVPAAEFEQCLQNSPGARKRLESTPQSQGGYESDQSSLITDKSKFRGRANTTDSSSSKKPDVANGEPGIRRQSTGVVARLNNNDGGVENSAIGTGSNESNVDLELKMAADKKKACSIAWSQTDGEEQERDRLMDDA; translated from the exons aaaaatACGTGCCGGATGATGACTGGATGATGGGTGACCCGGATGGAGCCAAGATCTACCTCAACGTTGGAGGCGTCCGTCACGAAACCTACCTCGCCACGCTCAAGAATGTCGAGGGGACAAG ATTGGCCAAACTTGCCGAGTTCCATGAAAAGGCCCTCAACAATGGCGTTGCCAGGGAGGGCGAATACTTCTTTGACCGACATCCCGGGGTCTTCCAAACCATACTTGACTTCTATAGAACAA ATGAACTCCATTGTCCACTAGATGTCTGCGGCGGCGTCGTGAGGCGAGAACTAAAGTGGTGGGGAATAGACGAGGGCTGCTTCAAAACTTGCTGTGTCACCCAGTTCTCCAGCTTCACGGACAATGAACCCCTGCTCAACAGACTCCGGTCGCAGTTAGAGGCGGGCCCGGCGCCTTTCGGGGCATGGGTCTCCGATATTGCCAAGGATGCGAATGTCAGGGTCAGGATATGGACGGCGTTGAATACACCGAGGTCATCTTTGCCAGCAATG ATATACGCCATATCGGCAATGCTGGTGGTCATCACCTCGATGATTGGCTACTGCCTAGAGACGGTCGAGAAGTTCCAGGAAATTGAAAACGTCACGTGCATCGTGGACGGAATTGCTCAAAGTCGCATCATACACTCGAGGCTGGTGCCTTTAGAATGGGTAGACGTTGCCTGCAGTATATTCATTACCTTAGAACTTATCATCAAGTTGATTTGTGCCCCGGTTAAACTCAGGTTCCTGAAGAGTATGATGACTATATTGGACATTCTCTCGCTCATTCCTTCCTTGGTTCACATGATCATGTTCTGGCCTCATATCCACTGCAACGTCGGCCTGACGACCTTCGTCAATGTCACCATGATGTTTAGAGTGCTGCGGGTGTTCCGTATCGTGTACTACATGCGCCATTACGGTCCGTTCAGAGTGATGTTATACTCCATCAAGAGCGCCATGAACGCTatggtcatgttggttgtctTCATGGCGGTCTCCGTCATCTTTTTCGGTGCCCTCGTGTTCTACGCAGAGCGGGTCAGCACCCATGAAACAGAGTCTGATAACGATTTCCGTGATCTTACTTCAGGTTTTTGGTGGGCTATAGTTACCTTGACAACCGTCGGATACGGTGATTTGATCGTACGGACGTCACTAGGGTACGCCACCGGTGCTGTTGCAGCTGTCAGCGGTCTTGTCATGCTGGCCTTCGTTGTTCCAATCATATCAAACCAGTTTACCATGTTATATAACTTTGACATTGCCATGAAGAATGTCCATCAACACTGTCAGGTCAAGCGAAGAAAACGTAACCTAAGTACCAGCTTTACGTTCAGGGAAATGCGGCGGAGCAGTTTCCGGTCAGGGCGAACGCGAAGTGCCGAGAGGTCAAAAGAACCGATGACCGACAACCCCGCATCAGGCAGAAGACGCAAAGCATTCCCTGATGCTGATCACGCGCCCACCTACTCGGACATCGACGTCCCTGCCGCGGAGTTTGAACAGTGTCTCCAGAACTCTCCTGGGGCCAGAAAACGCCTTGAAAGCACGCCACAGTCCCAGGGCGGCTACGAAAGCGACCAGTCAAGTTTGATTACAGATAAGTCAAAGTTCAGAGGTCGCGCCAACACCACAGACTCCTCCTCGTCCAAAAAACCGGATGTTGCAAATGGCGAACCAGGAATACGACGACAGTCAACTGGTGTGGTTGCGCGTTTGAATAATAATGATGGTGGAGTTGAAAATTCTGCTATAGGGACGGGGTCAAATGAGTCAAATGTAGACCTGGAACTAAAGATGGCGGCTGATAAGAAGAAAGCTTGCTCAATCGCGTGGTCTCAAACTGATGGTGAAGAGCAAGAACGAGACCGTCTGATGGACGATGCATGA
- the LOC135497221 gene encoding potassium voltage-gated channel subfamily C member 1-like isoform X5: protein MGDQTRPALSHLANHEKYVPDDDWMMGDPDGAKIYLNVGGVRHETYLATLKNVEGTRLAKLAEFHEKALNNGVAREGEYFFDRHPGVFQTILDFYRTNELHCPLDVCGGVVRRELKWWGIDEGCFKTCCVTQFSSFTDNEPLLNRLRSQLEAGPAPFGAWVSDIAKDANVRVRIWTALNTPRSSLPAMIYAISAMLVVITSMIGYCLETVEKFQEIENVTCIVDGIAQSRIIHSRLVPLEWVDVACSIFITLELIIKLICAPVKLRFLKSMMTILDILSLIPSLVHMIMFWPHIHCNVGLTTFVNVTMMFRVLRVFRIVYYMRHYGPFRVMLYSIKSAMNAMVMLVVFMAVSVIFFGALVFYAERVSTHETESDNDFRDLTSGFWWAIVTLTTVGYGDLIVRTSLGYATGAVAAVSGLVMLAFVVPIISNQFTMLYNFDIAMKNVHQHCQVKRRKRNLSTSFTFREMRRSSFRSGRTRSAERSKEPMTDNPASGRRRKAFPDADHAPTYSDIDVPAAEFEQCLQNSPGARKRLESTPQSQGGYESDQSSLITDKSKFRGRANTTDSSSSKKPDVANGEPGIRRQSTGVVARLNNNDGGVENSAIGTGSNESNVDLELKMAADKKKACSIAWSQTDGEEQERDRLMDDA from the exons aaaaatACGTGCCGGATGATGACTGGATGATGGGTGACCCGGATGGAGCCAAGATCTACCTCAACGTTGGAGGCGTCCGTCACGAAACCTACCTCGCCACGCTCAAGAATGTCGAGGGGACAAG ATTGGCCAAACTTGCCGAGTTCCATGAAAAGGCCCTCAACAATGGCGTTGCCAGGGAGGGCGAATACTTCTTTGACCGACATCCCGGGGTCTTCCAAACCATACTTGACTTCTATAGAACAA ATGAACTCCATTGTCCACTAGATGTCTGCGGCGGCGTCGTGAGGCGAGAACTAAAGTGGTGGGGAATAGACGAGGGCTGCTTCAAAACTTGCTGTGTCACCCAGTTCTCCAGCTTCACGGACAATGAACCCCTGCTCAACAGACTCCGGTCGCAGTTAGAGGCGGGCCCGGCGCCTTTCGGGGCATGGGTCTCCGATATTGCCAAGGATGCGAATGTCAGGGTCAGGATATGGACGGCGTTGAATACACCGAGGTCATCTTTGCCAGCAATG ATATACGCCATATCGGCAATGCTGGTGGTCATCACCTCGATGATTGGCTACTGCCTAGAGACGGTCGAGAAGTTCCAGGAAATTGAAAACGTCACGTGCATCGTGGACGGAATTGCTCAAAGTCGCATCATACACTCGAGGCTGGTGCCTTTAGAATGGGTAGACGTTGCCTGCAGTATATTCATTACCTTAGAACTTATCATCAAGTTGATTTGTGCCCCGGTTAAACTCAGGTTCCTGAAGAGTATGATGACTATATTGGACATTCTCTCGCTCATTCCTTCCTTGGTTCACATGATCATGTTCTGGCCTCATATCCACTGCAACGTCGGCCTGACGACCTTCGTCAATGTCACCATGATGTTTAGAGTGCTGCGGGTGTTCCGTATCGTGTACTACATGCGCCATTACGGTCCGTTCAGAGTGATGTTATACTCCATCAAGAGCGCCATGAACGCTatggtcatgttggttgtctTCATGGCGGTCTCCGTCATCTTTTTCGGTGCCCTCGTGTTCTACGCAGAGCGGGTCAGCACCCATGAAACAGAGTCTGATAACGATTTCCGTGATCTTACTTCAGGTTTTTGGTGGGCTATAGTTACCTTGACAACCGTCGGATACGGTGATTTGATCGTACGGACGTCACTAGGGTACGCCACCGGTGCTGTTGCAGCTGTCAGCGGTCTTGTCATGCTGGCCTTCGTTGTTCCAATCATATCAAACCAGTTTACCATGTTATATAACTTTGACATTGCCATGAAGAATGTCCATCAACACTGTCAGGTCAAGCGAAGAAAACGTAACCTAAGTACCAGCTTTACGTTCAGGGAAATGCGGCGGAGCAGTTTCCGGTCAGGGCGAACGCGAAGTGCCGAGAGGTCAAAAGAACCGATGACCGACAACCCCGCATCAGGCAGAAGACGCAAAGCATTCCCTGATGCTGATCACGCGCCCACCTACTCGGACATCGACGTCCCTGCCGCGGAGTTTGAACAGTGTCTCCAGAACTCTCCTGGGGCCAGAAAACGCCTTGAAAGCACGCCACAGTCCCAGGGCGGCTACGAAAGCGACCAGTCAAGTTTGATTACAGATAAGTCAAAGTTCAGAGGTCGCGCCAACACCACAGACTCCTCCTCGTCCAAAAAACCGGATGTTGCAAATGGCGAACCAGGAATACGACGACAGTCAACTGGTGTGGTTGCGCGTTTGAATAATAATGATGGTGGAGTTGAAAATTCTGCTATAGGGACGGGGTCAAATGAGTCAAATGTAGACCTGGAACTAAAGATGGCGGCTGATAAGAAGAAAGCTTGCTCAATCGCGTGGTCTCAAACTGATGGTGAAGAGCAAGAACGAGACCGTCTGATGGACGATGCATGA
- the LOC135497221 gene encoding potassium voltage-gated channel subfamily C member 1-like isoform X2, which yields MWKKKERFRLDYLPKKRTVNGVEGVGRPVSLRLLAKKEKYVPDDDWMMGDPDGAKIYLNVGGVRHETYLATLKNVEGTRLAKLAEFHEKALNNGVAREGEYFFDRHPGVFQTILDFYRTNELHCPLDVCGGVVRRELKWWGIDEGCFKTCCVTQFSSFTDNEPLLNRLRSQLEAGPAPFGAWVSDIAKDANVRVRIWTALNTPRSSLPAMIYAISAMLVVITSMIGYCLETVEKFQEIENVTCIVDGIAQSRIIHSRLVPLEWVDVACSIFITLELIIKLICAPVKLRFLKSMMTILDILSLIPSLVHMIMFWPHIHCNVGLTTFVNVTMMFRVLRVFRIVYYMRHYGPFRVMLYSIKSAMNAMVMLVVFMAVSVIFFGALVFYAERVSTHETESDNDFRDLTSGFWWAIVTLTTVGYGDLIVRTSLGYATGAVAAVSGLVMLAFVVPIISNQFTMLYNFDIAMKNVHQHCQVKRRKRNLSTSFTFREMRRSSFRSGRTRSAERSKEPMTDNPASGRRRKAFPDADHAPTYSDIDVPAAEFEQCLQNSPGARKRLESTPQSQGGYESDQSSLITDKSKFRGRANTTDSSSSKKPDVANGEPGIRRQSTGVVARLNNNDGGVENSAIGTGSNESNVDLELKMAADKKKACSIAWSQTDGEEQERDRLMDDA from the exons aaaaatACGTGCCGGATGATGACTGGATGATGGGTGACCCGGATGGAGCCAAGATCTACCTCAACGTTGGAGGCGTCCGTCACGAAACCTACCTCGCCACGCTCAAGAATGTCGAGGGGACAAG ATTGGCCAAACTTGCCGAGTTCCATGAAAAGGCCCTCAACAATGGCGTTGCCAGGGAGGGCGAATACTTCTTTGACCGACATCCCGGGGTCTTCCAAACCATACTTGACTTCTATAGAACAA ATGAACTCCATTGTCCACTAGATGTCTGCGGCGGCGTCGTGAGGCGAGAACTAAAGTGGTGGGGAATAGACGAGGGCTGCTTCAAAACTTGCTGTGTCACCCAGTTCTCCAGCTTCACGGACAATGAACCCCTGCTCAACAGACTCCGGTCGCAGTTAGAGGCGGGCCCGGCGCCTTTCGGGGCATGGGTCTCCGATATTGCCAAGGATGCGAATGTCAGGGTCAGGATATGGACGGCGTTGAATACACCGAGGTCATCTTTGCCAGCAATG ATATACGCCATATCGGCAATGCTGGTGGTCATCACCTCGATGATTGGCTACTGCCTAGAGACGGTCGAGAAGTTCCAGGAAATTGAAAACGTCACGTGCATCGTGGACGGAATTGCTCAAAGTCGCATCATACACTCGAGGCTGGTGCCTTTAGAATGGGTAGACGTTGCCTGCAGTATATTCATTACCTTAGAACTTATCATCAAGTTGATTTGTGCCCCGGTTAAACTCAGGTTCCTGAAGAGTATGATGACTATATTGGACATTCTCTCGCTCATTCCTTCCTTGGTTCACATGATCATGTTCTGGCCTCATATCCACTGCAACGTCGGCCTGACGACCTTCGTCAATGTCACCATGATGTTTAGAGTGCTGCGGGTGTTCCGTATCGTGTACTACATGCGCCATTACGGTCCGTTCAGAGTGATGTTATACTCCATCAAGAGCGCCATGAACGCTatggtcatgttggttgtctTCATGGCGGTCTCCGTCATCTTTTTCGGTGCCCTCGTGTTCTACGCAGAGCGGGTCAGCACCCATGAAACAGAGTCTGATAACGATTTCCGTGATCTTACTTCAGGTTTTTGGTGGGCTATAGTTACCTTGACAACCGTCGGATACGGTGATTTGATCGTACGGACGTCACTAGGGTACGCCACCGGTGCTGTTGCAGCTGTCAGCGGTCTTGTCATGCTGGCCTTCGTTGTTCCAATCATATCAAACCAGTTTACCATGTTATATAACTTTGACATTGCCATGAAGAATGTCCATCAACACTGTCAGGTCAAGCGAAGAAAACGTAACCTAAGTACCAGCTTTACGTTCAGGGAAATGCGGCGGAGCAGTTTCCGGTCAGGGCGAACGCGAAGTGCCGAGAGGTCAAAAGAACCGATGACCGACAACCCCGCATCAGGCAGAAGACGCAAAGCATTCCCTGATGCTGATCACGCGCCCACCTACTCGGACATCGACGTCCCTGCCGCGGAGTTTGAACAGTGTCTCCAGAACTCTCCTGGGGCCAGAAAACGCCTTGAAAGCACGCCACAGTCCCAGGGCGGCTACGAAAGCGACCAGTCAAGTTTGATTACAGATAAGTCAAAGTTCAGAGGTCGCGCCAACACCACAGACTCCTCCTCGTCCAAAAAACCGGATGTTGCAAATGGCGAACCAGGAATACGACGACAGTCAACTGGTGTGGTTGCGCGTTTGAATAATAATGATGGTGGAGTTGAAAATTCTGCTATAGGGACGGGGTCAAATGAGTCAAATGTAGACCTGGAACTAAAGATGGCGGCTGATAAGAAGAAAGCTTGCTCAATCGCGTGGTCTCAAACTGATGGTGAAGAGCAAGAACGAGACCGTCTGATGGACGATGCATGA
- the LOC135497221 gene encoding potassium voltage-gated channel subfamily C member 1-like isoform X3 yields the protein MGRSVCTVDQSSEAKAETMPIQGVRFKLDRIKKKYVPDDDWMMGDPDGAKIYLNVGGVRHETYLATLKNVEGTRLAKLAEFHEKALNNGVAREGEYFFDRHPGVFQTILDFYRTNELHCPLDVCGGVVRRELKWWGIDEGCFKTCCVTQFSSFTDNEPLLNRLRSQLEAGPAPFGAWVSDIAKDANVRVRIWTALNTPRSSLPAMIYAISAMLVVITSMIGYCLETVEKFQEIENVTCIVDGIAQSRIIHSRLVPLEWVDVACSIFITLELIIKLICAPVKLRFLKSMMTILDILSLIPSLVHMIMFWPHIHCNVGLTTFVNVTMMFRVLRVFRIVYYMRHYGPFRVMLYSIKSAMNAMVMLVVFMAVSVIFFGALVFYAERVSTHETESDNDFRDLTSGFWWAIVTLTTVGYGDLIVRTSLGYATGAVAAVSGLVMLAFVVPIISNQFTMLYNFDIAMKNVHQHCQVKRRKRNLSTSFTFREMRRSSFRSGRTRSAERSKEPMTDNPASGRRRKAFPDADHAPTYSDIDVPAAEFEQCLQNSPGARKRLESTPQSQGGYESDQSSLITDKSKFRGRANTTDSSSSKKPDVANGEPGIRRQSTGVVARLNNNDGGVENSAIGTGSNESNVDLELKMAADKKKACSIAWSQTDGEEQERDRLMDDA from the exons aaaaatACGTGCCGGATGATGACTGGATGATGGGTGACCCGGATGGAGCCAAGATCTACCTCAACGTTGGAGGCGTCCGTCACGAAACCTACCTCGCCACGCTCAAGAATGTCGAGGGGACAAG ATTGGCCAAACTTGCCGAGTTCCATGAAAAGGCCCTCAACAATGGCGTTGCCAGGGAGGGCGAATACTTCTTTGACCGACATCCCGGGGTCTTCCAAACCATACTTGACTTCTATAGAACAA ATGAACTCCATTGTCCACTAGATGTCTGCGGCGGCGTCGTGAGGCGAGAACTAAAGTGGTGGGGAATAGACGAGGGCTGCTTCAAAACTTGCTGTGTCACCCAGTTCTCCAGCTTCACGGACAATGAACCCCTGCTCAACAGACTCCGGTCGCAGTTAGAGGCGGGCCCGGCGCCTTTCGGGGCATGGGTCTCCGATATTGCCAAGGATGCGAATGTCAGGGTCAGGATATGGACGGCGTTGAATACACCGAGGTCATCTTTGCCAGCAATG ATATACGCCATATCGGCAATGCTGGTGGTCATCACCTCGATGATTGGCTACTGCCTAGAGACGGTCGAGAAGTTCCAGGAAATTGAAAACGTCACGTGCATCGTGGACGGAATTGCTCAAAGTCGCATCATACACTCGAGGCTGGTGCCTTTAGAATGGGTAGACGTTGCCTGCAGTATATTCATTACCTTAGAACTTATCATCAAGTTGATTTGTGCCCCGGTTAAACTCAGGTTCCTGAAGAGTATGATGACTATATTGGACATTCTCTCGCTCATTCCTTCCTTGGTTCACATGATCATGTTCTGGCCTCATATCCACTGCAACGTCGGCCTGACGACCTTCGTCAATGTCACCATGATGTTTAGAGTGCTGCGGGTGTTCCGTATCGTGTACTACATGCGCCATTACGGTCCGTTCAGAGTGATGTTATACTCCATCAAGAGCGCCATGAACGCTatggtcatgttggttgtctTCATGGCGGTCTCCGTCATCTTTTTCGGTGCCCTCGTGTTCTACGCAGAGCGGGTCAGCACCCATGAAACAGAGTCTGATAACGATTTCCGTGATCTTACTTCAGGTTTTTGGTGGGCTATAGTTACCTTGACAACCGTCGGATACGGTGATTTGATCGTACGGACGTCACTAGGGTACGCCACCGGTGCTGTTGCAGCTGTCAGCGGTCTTGTCATGCTGGCCTTCGTTGTTCCAATCATATCAAACCAGTTTACCATGTTATATAACTTTGACATTGCCATGAAGAATGTCCATCAACACTGTCAGGTCAAGCGAAGAAAACGTAACCTAAGTACCAGCTTTACGTTCAGGGAAATGCGGCGGAGCAGTTTCCGGTCAGGGCGAACGCGAAGTGCCGAGAGGTCAAAAGAACCGATGACCGACAACCCCGCATCAGGCAGAAGACGCAAAGCATTCCCTGATGCTGATCACGCGCCCACCTACTCGGACATCGACGTCCCTGCCGCGGAGTTTGAACAGTGTCTCCAGAACTCTCCTGGGGCCAGAAAACGCCTTGAAAGCACGCCACAGTCCCAGGGCGGCTACGAAAGCGACCAGTCAAGTTTGATTACAGATAAGTCAAAGTTCAGAGGTCGCGCCAACACCACAGACTCCTCCTCGTCCAAAAAACCGGATGTTGCAAATGGCGAACCAGGAATACGACGACAGTCAACTGGTGTGGTTGCGCGTTTGAATAATAATGATGGTGGAGTTGAAAATTCTGCTATAGGGACGGGGTCAAATGAGTCAAATGTAGACCTGGAACTAAAGATGGCGGCTGATAAGAAGAAAGCTTGCTCAATCGCGTGGTCTCAAACTGATGGTGAAGAGCAAGAACGAGACCGTCTGATGGACGATGCATGA